A region from the Thermanaeromonas toyohensis ToBE genome encodes:
- a CDS encoding thiamine pyrophosphate-dependent dehydrogenase E1 component subunit alpha, translated as MELKKELLLDFYRTMVLIRQFELKAAELFAAGRIPGFVHLYVGEEAVATGVCANLTPRDYITSTHRGHAHLIAKGGDIKLMMAELFGKKTGYCKGKGGSMHIADVSLGILGANGIVGAGQPIAAGAALACKVRGEGAVAVCFFGDGAANRGTFHEALNLASIWKLPVVYVCENNMYGISNYQRNSMNIADIADRATSYGIPGVSIDGNDVVAVYEAAAEAIARARRGEGPSLIEAKTWRHRGHFEGDPQVYKDPKEQEDWLKKDPISRLAQKLLEMNYATPEELNSIEAHARTRIEEAVAFAENSPEPEESELLEDVYA; from the coding sequence ATGGAACTTAAGAAGGAACTTCTCCTTGATTTTTATCGCACCATGGTTTTGATCCGCCAATTTGAGCTTAAAGCGGCAGAGCTCTTTGCCGCGGGGCGGATCCCCGGCTTTGTCCATCTATATGTGGGCGAAGAAGCGGTAGCTACGGGGGTATGTGCTAATCTTACACCCAGGGATTATATAACCAGCACCCACCGCGGGCATGCCCATCTCATCGCTAAGGGCGGGGATATTAAACTCATGATGGCTGAGCTTTTTGGGAAAAAAACAGGGTATTGTAAAGGTAAAGGGGGCTCCATGCATATAGCTGACGTATCCCTAGGTATTCTAGGCGCTAATGGCATTGTTGGGGCTGGCCAGCCTATAGCTGCTGGCGCTGCTTTGGCCTGTAAAGTAAGGGGTGAAGGTGCAGTAGCCGTATGCTTCTTTGGGGATGGAGCGGCCAATCGTGGGACTTTCCACGAGGCTTTAAACCTGGCTTCTATATGGAAACTGCCTGTAGTTTATGTGTGCGAGAATAATATGTACGGTATTTCCAACTACCAGCGTAACAGTATGAACATAGCTGATATTGCTGATCGGGCTACCAGCTACGGCATACCAGGAGTAAGCATTGATGGCAACGACGTGGTGGCTGTGTACGAGGCAGCAGCGGAAGCTATAGCCCGAGCTAGGCGGGGAGAGGGGCCTAGCCTGATTGAAGCTAAGACATGGCGCCACCGAGGGCATTTTGAAGGCGATCCTCAAGTTTACAAGGATCCCAAGGAACAAGAAGATTGGTTAAAGAAGGATCCCATCTCCCGTTTAGCCCAGAAGCTTTTGGAGATGAATTATGCTACCCCAGAAGAGCTAAACAGCATCGAAGCTCATGCTCGAACCCGTATAGAAGAGGCAGTAGCTTTCGCTGAAAATAGCCCCGAGCCTGAGGAAAGCGAATTG
- a CDS encoding sigma-54-dependent Fis family transcriptional regulator, whose translation MAENFYGVYQKVWQEWNNYLNTNTISGQAIRPEILTSWERCKNIGVNPYDGRGQEIIEGPALKEAKERQEELIRAARPVMKKLLGLCGNLGFLVVLVGEDGYILEMLGNYQETIDMARKINFIPGACWREDKVGTNGIGTALALGQALQVTAAEHFCSGHHSWTCAGSPIFSPEGQVIGVIDISGPWHRENKQALATVVAAAMAIENSLRQSRAQKEALTYQQILKHFLENNSEPLLVVDRTGKLIRANYACEKVLGWKPEELRGRKAEEIFDNFQEILSLIGARQSIKDKEIVVQGRKEILRCRADLSPITGDYNETIGAVIAFKLLNNRQFYIHLPPGLPGFEKILGHNPHFRESIRLAYIAARSDSPVLIMGETGTGKEMFARAIHEASGRKGPFVAVNCGALPRELVGSELFGYVGGAFTGARPEGKPGKFEQAQGGTLFLDEIGEMPWEMQVYLLRVLEEKKVVRLGGQKEIPLDVRVIAATNSDLSKLVKEKKFREDLYFRLGVFIIRLCPLRERKSDIPLLFEHFVCQVSQKLGRNTIRIDPSIWPLLERYDWPGNVRELRNVAEWAVNLAQGDILLPSHLPPYLWESRTTQEDRPSSFSPATLAELEKQEIRRLLEYYSGNITKVAKTLGIARNTLYRKLDKYGLRTR comes from the coding sequence ATGGCAGAAAATTTTTATGGAGTATATCAAAAAGTGTGGCAAGAGTGGAATAACTACCTTAATACCAATACCATTTCAGGACAGGCTATAAGACCAGAAATACTTACGTCTTGGGAAAGGTGTAAGAATATAGGCGTTAATCCTTATGATGGGCGAGGGCAGGAAATTATTGAGGGTCCTGCCTTGAAAGAGGCCAAGGAAAGGCAGGAAGAGCTGATCCGGGCTGCCCGGCCGGTGATGAAGAAGCTTTTAGGGTTGTGCGGTAACTTAGGTTTCCTGGTAGTCTTAGTAGGAGAGGACGGATACATATTGGAAATGTTAGGGAACTATCAGGAAACTATAGATATGGCTCGAAAGATCAATTTTATTCCTGGTGCTTGCTGGCGAGAAGATAAGGTGGGTACTAATGGTATAGGTACCGCCCTCGCTTTAGGCCAAGCTTTGCAGGTTACAGCAGCAGAGCATTTCTGCTCTGGCCATCATTCCTGGACATGCGCTGGTTCCCCCATTTTTAGCCCCGAAGGCCAAGTTATAGGAGTAATAGATATTTCTGGCCCCTGGCACCGCGAGAATAAACAGGCGCTAGCTACGGTGGTAGCTGCAGCCATGGCTATTGAAAATAGTCTAAGACAGAGCAGGGCCCAAAAGGAAGCCCTGACCTACCAGCAAATTCTTAAACACTTTTTAGAAAATAATAGCGAACCCCTATTAGTGGTAGATAGGACGGGAAAACTAATCAGAGCTAATTACGCCTGTGAGAAGGTTTTGGGATGGAAGCCAGAAGAGTTAAGGGGGCGAAAAGCGGAAGAAATATTTGACAATTTCCAGGAAATTTTATCCCTTATAGGGGCGCGACAAAGTATAAAGGACAAGGAAATAGTTGTACAGGGTAGGAAAGAGATCTTGCGTTGCAGGGCGGATCTTTCCCCTATAACTGGTGATTATAATGAAACTATAGGCGCTGTGATAGCCTTTAAATTGCTTAATAACAGGCAGTTTTATATACATCTACCTCCCGGTCTACCAGGATTTGAGAAAATTTTAGGGCATAATCCTCATTTCCGGGAAAGCATACGCTTGGCTTATATTGCGGCCCGCAGTGATTCTCCGGTGCTTATTATGGGTGAAACAGGAACAGGGAAAGAGATGTTCGCCCGGGCTATACATGAGGCTAGCGGTCGTAAGGGCCCCTTTGTAGCTGTAAATTGCGGTGCCTTACCACGGGAACTAGTAGGTAGCGAGCTTTTTGGTTATGTGGGTGGAGCCTTTACTGGTGCGCGGCCAGAGGGTAAGCCAGGCAAATTTGAGCAAGCCCAAGGGGGTACTCTGTTTTTAGATGAGATTGGCGAGATGCCTTGGGAGATGCAGGTGTATCTTTTACGGGTGCTAGAAGAAAAGAAGGTGGTACGTCTAGGGGGACAGAAAGAGATCCCGCTAGACGTCCGGGTTATTGCGGCTACTAACTCTGATTTATCGAAGCTAGTTAAGGAGAAAAAATTTCGAGAGGATCTCTACTTCCGCCTGGGGGTCTTTATTATTCGTCTTTGCCCTTTACGCGAGCGTAAAAGCGATATACCTCTTCTCTTCGAGCATTTTGTCTGTCAAGTTTCACAAAAGTTAGGTAGAAATACCATCCGGATAGATCCAAGTATCTGGCCTTTATTAGAGAGATATGATTGGCCAGGAAATGTAAGGGAGCTGCGCAACGTGGCCGAATGGGCAGTAAATTTAGCGCAAGGGGATATTCTTTTACCTTCTCATTTACCCCCTTATTTATGGGAGTCCCGTACTACCCAAGAGGATAGACCTTCTTCTTTTTCTCCGGCAACTTTGGCCGAGCTGGAAAAACAGGAGATTAGGCGCCTTCTTGAATATTACAGTGGAAATATAACTAAAGTGGCGAAGACCTTAGGCATAGCCCGGAACACCTTGTACCGGAAACTAGATAAATATGGGCTGCGGACGCGTTAG